A window of the Pseudomonas fluorescens genome harbors these coding sequences:
- a CDS encoding glycosyltransferase family 2 protein: MQGKYSSELTLPLNELLTVVLITHNRPAFLRRAVKYYSSLPCRIMVLDSTAERPEGDFSSVDYHHVPQFAYWGMQAKLAYGVEQLTTPYMVLAADDDFILHDSLAESVGFLQANPDYGMCHGYCMMYLTLAGGVSYYRRDKKVQEDYASERAQDRVVDYMSQYIPPFYAVTRTDLMKTWHSALPPGTSFQWQEIGHVYFLLASAKARILPMPYVVREINYGNSEHSTEVYHSLTYIDPKSVAEREAFAVFLAGLPTGIKDLNAEQGKAFALKSFEAMVDSLQTNRALTAELIIQSTWNQELKHPDRRFGPLQYVEMPFYNQAFFDRLAQFEFMLHAMPAGRIQLEGLEGVWTRQAHLIEARNNDTPESVLDRLWQAHDLNAFNRTVAKRLASQLELSGEDEEAQTMRDWIARLEALTVADHHQVFDKMQSGRLLKWLASRQADAGQMASIAEHLAVNGGGPQFGIFLVDMDNDIDKLQVSLDSLLEGQCKAFRIVVFTTGEAPAATTAQNTLHFVRVTPDNLVDKLNQSARQSPCDWLLLAQAGDEFTAGGLLRASLELMNADGINAVSTDEIQRRENGALMDVFRPGFNLDLLLSLPGLMARHWLIRREVLLEVDGYRADFSKALEFDLLLRIIEQGGLNSLAHLDEPLLITQAPELEENAHERLALLRHLGNRGYKAKVTSALPGVYQIDYHHSDRPLVSIVIPAGDDLPALQRCLQGVLLRTRYHKYEILIATQASQSAEVNDWLGTYQHPKVSVLRADQSLSTPALCNAASQQAQGEFLVLLAADAEVVNPNWLDSLLNHALRPEIGVVGPKLVDRDGKVSQAGLILGMNGGVGSAFVGEKHDAEGYLYRLSVDQNYSAVSSVCLMVRKELFDALGGLDNETFATGFSDVDLCLKAGQAGYLTVWTPSVQVIHQGEIDQASQALAALQEKWAAAFAQDQAYNANLSLIGKGFVLNDSASLNWAQLIA; this comes from the coding sequence ATGCAAGGCAAGTACAGTTCTGAACTGACGCTACCGCTCAACGAGCTGTTGACCGTGGTGCTGATTACGCACAATCGTCCGGCGTTCCTGCGTCGGGCGGTCAAGTACTACAGCAGCCTGCCCTGCAGAATCATGGTGCTGGACTCCACCGCCGAGCGGCCTGAAGGCGACTTTTCTTCGGTCGATTACCACCACGTGCCGCAATTCGCCTACTGGGGCATGCAGGCCAAACTGGCCTATGGCGTGGAGCAACTGACCACGCCGTACATGGTGTTGGCGGCCGACGACGACTTCATCCTGCACGATTCGCTGGCCGAGTCGGTGGGCTTCCTGCAGGCGAACCCCGACTACGGCATGTGTCACGGCTACTGCATGATGTACCTGACGCTGGCCGGTGGCGTGAGCTACTACCGTCGCGACAAGAAAGTGCAGGAGGACTATGCGTCCGAGCGGGCGCAGGACCGGGTCGTGGACTACATGAGTCAGTACATCCCCCCGTTCTACGCGGTGACCCGTACCGACCTGATGAAAACCTGGCATTCGGCATTGCCGCCGGGCACCAGTTTCCAGTGGCAGGAAATCGGCCATGTGTACTTCCTGCTGGCCAGTGCCAAGGCGCGGATCCTGCCGATGCCGTATGTGGTGCGCGAGATCAACTACGGCAACTCCGAGCACAGCACCGAGGTGTACCACTCGCTGACTTACATCGATCCCAAATCGGTGGCCGAGCGCGAGGCCTTCGCCGTGTTCCTGGCGGGATTGCCGACCGGTATCAAGGATCTGAATGCAGAGCAGGGCAAGGCCTTTGCCCTGAAAAGTTTCGAGGCGATGGTCGACAGCCTTCAAACCAATCGGGCCCTGACGGCAGAGCTGATTATCCAGTCCACCTGGAACCAGGAACTCAAGCATCCGGATCGCCGTTTCGGACCTCTGCAGTACGTCGAAATGCCGTTCTACAACCAGGCGTTCTTCGATCGCCTCGCGCAGTTCGAATTCATGCTGCACGCGATGCCGGCCGGCCGCATTCAACTGGAAGGTCTGGAAGGGGTGTGGACCCGTCAGGCGCATCTGATCGAGGCGCGCAACAACGATACCCCTGAAAGTGTGCTCGACCGACTGTGGCAGGCCCACGATCTCAACGCGTTCAACCGCACCGTCGCCAAGCGCCTGGCATCGCAACTGGAACTGTCTGGCGAAGATGAAGAAGCGCAGACGATGCGTGACTGGATCGCCCGCCTGGAAGCGTTGACCGTCGCCGATCATCATCAGGTGTTCGACAAGATGCAGTCCGGGCGTCTGCTCAAGTGGCTGGCGTCGCGTCAGGCCGATGCCGGGCAGATGGCGTCGATTGCCGAACACCTGGCCGTCAACGGTGGCGGCCCGCAGTTCGGCATCTTCCTGGTGGACATGGATAACGATATCGACAAGTTGCAGGTCAGCCTCGACAGCCTGCTCGAAGGTCAATGCAAGGCGTTCCGCATTGTCGTGTTCACCACCGGTGAAGCCCCGGCAGCGACCACGGCGCAGAACACCCTGCACTTTGTCCGCGTGACGCCGGACAATCTTGTCGACAAGCTCAACCAGAGCGCTCGTCAGTCGCCTTGCGACTGGTTGCTTCTGGCGCAAGCGGGGGATGAGTTCACCGCCGGCGGCCTGTTGCGCGCCAGCCTGGAGTTGATGAATGCCGACGGTATCAATGCCGTTTCCACGGACGAGATTCAGCGCCGGGAAAACGGGGCGCTGATGGACGTGTTCCGTCCGGGCTTCAATCTCGACCTGTTGCTGAGCCTGCCGGGCCTGATGGCGCGGCACTGGCTGATCCGGCGTGAAGTGCTGTTGGAAGTTGACGGCTATCGCGCCGATTTCAGCAAGGCGCTGGAGTTCGATCTGCTGCTGCGCATCATTGAGCAGGGTGGCCTGAACAGCCTGGCGCACCTCGATGAACCGCTGCTGATCACTCAGGCACCGGAGCTGGAAGAGAACGCCCATGAGCGTCTGGCATTGCTGCGTCATCTGGGCAATCGCGGTTACAAGGCCAAGGTCACGTCGGCGCTGCCGGGTGTCTACCAGATCGATTATCACCACAGTGATCGTCCTCTGGTGTCGATCGTTATTCCGGCCGGGGACGATCTGCCTGCTCTGCAACGCTGCCTGCAAGGTGTGCTGTTGCGCACCCGTTATCACAAGTACGAAATCCTGATTGCAACCCAGGCTTCTCAATCGGCCGAGGTCAATGACTGGCTCGGGACTTATCAGCATCCGAAAGTCAGTGTGCTGCGCGCCGACCAATCGCTGAGCACCCCAGCGCTGTGCAACGCGGCCAGCCAGCAGGCGCAGGGCGAGTTCCTGGTGTTGTTGGCGGCGGACGCCGAAGTGGTCAACCCGAACTGGCTCGACTCGCTGCTCAACCACGCCCTGCGCCCGGAAATCGGCGTGGTCGGTCCGAAGCTGGTCGACCGCGACGGCAAGGTCAGCCAGGCCGGCCTGATCCTGGGCATGAACGGTGGCGTCGGTTCGGCATTCGTCGGCGAGAAACATGATGCCGAAGGCTATCTGTACCGGTTGTCCGTGGACCAGAACTACTCGGCGGTTTCGAGCGTATGCCTGATGGTGCGCAAGGAGCTGTTCGATGCGTTGGGCGGTCTGGACAACGAGACGTTTGCCACCGGCTTCAGCGATGTCGACCTGTGTCTGAAGGCCGGCCAGGCCGGTTACCTGACCGTATGGACGCCATCGGTGCAGGTCATCCATCAGGGCGAGATCGATCAGGCGAGCCAGGCACTGGCTGCATTGCAGGAAAAATGGGCGGCGGCGTTCGCCCAGGATCAGGCGTACAACGCCAACCTGAGCCTGATTGGAAAAGGCTTTGTGCTGAACGACAGCGCTTCGCTGAACTGGGCGCAGTTGATCGCCTAG
- the pseB gene encoding UDP-N-acetylglucosamine 4,6-dehydratase (inverting): MFNGKSIFISGGTGSFGRKFIARLLEQYQPKRVVVFSRDELKQYEMQQTFNAPCMRYFLGDVRDADRLRQAMRGIDYVVHAAALKQVPAAEYNPTECIRTNVNGAENIIAAAIDNGVKKVVALSTDKAASPINLYGATKLLSDKLFVAANNIAGEQQTRFAVVRYGNVAGSRGSVVPFFSKLIADGATELPITDERMTRFWITLDHGVQFVLDSFARMHGGEVFVPKIPSIRVVDLARGMAEHLPHKNVGIRPGEKLHELMVPLDDARMTLEFADHYTIQPSIRFTSVDVDFAEDKLGERGVPVGEDFEYRSDTNPHFLSVGQIADLHAKLSV, encoded by the coding sequence ATGTTCAACGGAAAATCGATTTTCATCTCCGGCGGCACCGGCTCGTTCGGGCGCAAGTTCATCGCGCGCCTGCTCGAGCAATACCAGCCCAAGCGCGTGGTGGTGTTTTCCCGCGATGAACTCAAGCAATACGAGATGCAGCAGACGTTCAACGCGCCGTGCATGCGTTACTTCCTCGGAGACGTGCGCGACGCCGATCGTCTGCGCCAGGCCATGCGCGGCATCGATTACGTGGTGCATGCCGCGGCGTTGAAGCAAGTGCCGGCGGCGGAATACAACCCGACCGAATGCATCCGCACCAACGTCAACGGCGCGGAAAACATCATCGCTGCCGCCATCGACAACGGCGTGAAAAAAGTCGTCGCGCTTTCCACCGACAAGGCCGCAAGCCCGATCAACCTGTACGGCGCCACCAAGTTGCTGTCGGACAAGTTGTTTGTCGCGGCCAACAACATCGCCGGCGAACAGCAGACGCGTTTCGCCGTGGTGCGCTACGGCAACGTGGCCGGTTCGCGCGGGTCAGTGGTGCCGTTCTTCAGCAAGCTGATCGCCGATGGCGCGACCGAACTGCCGATCACCGACGAGCGCATGACCCGCTTCTGGATCACCCTCGATCACGGCGTGCAATTCGTGCTCGATAGCTTTGCGCGGATGCACGGCGGTGAAGTGTTCGTGCCGAAGATTCCGTCGATTCGCGTGGTCGATCTCGCGCGGGGAATGGCTGAGCACCTGCCGCACAAGAACGTCGGCATCCGTCCGGGCGAGAAGCTGCACGAGCTGATGGTGCCGCTGGACGATGCGCGGATGACCCTGGAATTTGCCGATCACTACACCATCCAGCCGTCGATCCGTTTTACCAGCGTCGACGTGGATTTTGCCGAGGACAAACTCGGTGAGCGTGGCGTGCCGGTCGGTGAAGATTTCGAGTACCGCTCCGACACCAACCCGCACTTCCTCTCGGTGGGGCAGATCGCCGACCTGCACGCGAAGCTGTCGGTATGA
- the pseC gene encoding UDP-4-amino-4,6-dideoxy-N-acetyl-beta-L-altrosamine transaminase gives MIPYGRQSLDQADIDAVVEVLQSDWLTQGPTIERFEQAMAERCQADFAVAVCNATAALHIACLAAGLGAGDRLWTTPNTFLASANCGRYCGADVDFVDIDPLTWNLDAEVLASKLDAAERDGTLPKVLVAVAFSGQSCDMRRIAELAERYNFTVIEDASHAVGARYAGRPVGCGEFAAMTVFSFHPVKIITSGEGGMVLTNRPELAERLQRLRSHGMTRDPQQMTEPSHGPWYYQQVELGFNYRITDLQAALGLSQLSKLDEFIARRRELAARYDRLLAYLPVTVPSLQPDAESAWHLYVVRLQTERISLSHRQVFEGLRAAGIGVNLHYIPLHLQPYYRDLGFAEGDFPEAERYYAEAISLPLFPLLSDQQQDYVVEQLRRLTE, from the coding sequence ATGATTCCCTACGGTCGGCAGAGTCTCGACCAGGCGGACATCGACGCGGTCGTCGAGGTGTTGCAGTCCGACTGGTTGACCCAGGGCCCGACCATCGAGCGCTTCGAGCAGGCGATGGCCGAGCGTTGCCAGGCCGATTTCGCGGTGGCGGTGTGCAACGCCACGGCGGCGCTGCACATTGCCTGTCTGGCGGCGGGGCTCGGCGCGGGCGACCGGTTGTGGACCACACCGAATACCTTTCTCGCGTCGGCCAACTGCGGCCGTTATTGCGGTGCCGACGTTGACTTCGTGGACATCGATCCGCTGACCTGGAACCTCGACGCCGAAGTTCTGGCGAGCAAACTCGATGCTGCCGAGCGCGACGGCACGCTGCCCAAAGTGCTGGTGGCGGTGGCGTTCTCCGGGCAGAGCTGCGACATGCGGCGGATTGCCGAACTGGCCGAGCGCTACAACTTCACGGTGATCGAAGACGCCTCCCACGCGGTTGGCGCCCGTTACGCCGGGCGTCCGGTGGGTTGCGGTGAATTTGCCGCGATGACCGTGTTCAGTTTCCACCCGGTGAAGATCATCACCAGTGGCGAAGGCGGCATGGTGCTGACCAATCGCCCGGAACTGGCCGAGCGTCTGCAACGCCTGCGCAGCCACGGCATGACCCGCGATCCGCAGCAGATGACTGAACCCAGCCACGGCCCGTGGTACTACCAGCAGGTCGAGCTGGGTTTCAATTACCGGATCACCGATCTGCAAGCTGCGCTGGGCCTGTCTCAGCTGAGCAAACTGGACGAATTCATTGCCCGCCGTCGAGAGCTGGCCGCGCGTTACGACCGTCTGCTGGCGTACCTGCCGGTCACCGTGCCGAGCCTCCAGCCGGACGCCGAATCAGCCTGGCATCTTTATGTGGTGCGTTTGCAGACCGAGCGCATCAGCCTCAGTCACCGTCAGGTGTTCGAAGGCTTGCGCGCCGCCGGTATCGGCGTGAATCTGCACTACATTCCGCTGCATTTGCAGCCGTACTATCGTGACCTGGGTTTTGCCGAGGGAGACTTCCCCGAAGCCGAGCGTTATTACGCCGAAGCGATCAGCCTGCCGCTGTTCCCGTTGTTGAGCGATCAGCAGCAGGACTACGTGGTCGAGCAATTGCGTCGGTTGACTGAATGA
- a CDS encoding pseudaminic acid biosynthesis-associated methylase: MRDLSEQEQFWQGEFGNQYADRNVGQPLVAANLALLAKALTRAGRIDSLLELGTNAANNLQALRQLLPRCELFGVEINASACAQARALDIANIWHGSLFDFPRERQYDLTLSKGVLIHLAPELLATAYAQLYELSSRYILIAEYYNPSPVEVSYRGNSGKLFKRDFAGEMLDRYPDLQLLDYGFGYHRDPQFPVDDITWFLLEKRP; the protein is encoded by the coding sequence ATGCGTGATCTGAGCGAGCAGGAACAGTTCTGGCAGGGCGAATTCGGCAACCAGTACGCTGACCGCAACGTCGGCCAGCCACTGGTGGCGGCCAATCTGGCATTGCTCGCCAAGGCGCTGACCCGGGCCGGGCGGATCGACAGCCTGCTCGAACTGGGCACCAACGCCGCCAACAACTTGCAGGCGCTGCGTCAGTTGCTGCCTCGCTGCGAGCTGTTCGGGGTCGAAATCAATGCCAGCGCCTGTGCCCAGGCGCGTGCGCTGGACATCGCGAACATCTGGCACGGTTCGCTGTTCGACTTTCCCCGTGAACGCCAATACGACCTGACCCTGAGCAAAGGCGTGCTGATCCATCTGGCGCCGGAGCTGTTGGCGACGGCGTATGCGCAATTGTATGAGCTGAGTTCGCGCTACATCCTGATTGCCGAGTACTACAATCCCTCGCCGGTGGAAGTGTCCTATCGCGGCAACAGCGGCAAGCTGTTCAAGCGCGATTTCGCCGGGGAAATGCTCGATCGATACCCTGATCTGCAACTGCTGGACTACGGCTTCGGTTATCACCGCGATCCGCAATTTCCGGTCGACGACATCACTTGGTTCCTGCTGGAAAAACGTCCTTGA
- the pseF gene encoding pseudaminic acid cytidylyltransferase, whose amino-acid sequence MNNVAIIPARGGSKRIPRKNLKPFDGVPMIVRSIRTALDSGLFEQVVVSTDDAEIADVARANGAQVPFMRPAELADDFTGTAAVIVHALQLLPAFDYACCVYATAPLLQARFLRQGLELLAQHPDKSFAFSVTDFGFPVQRALTLDGQGAVTALYPEFRNTRSQDLPAAFQDAGQFYWGRREAWLGGEVLYSPASLPVILPRYLVQDIDTVEDWKRAEYLYAALKAGGELQ is encoded by the coding sequence TTGAACAATGTCGCAATCATCCCGGCCCGCGGGGGCAGCAAACGCATCCCGCGCAAGAATCTCAAGCCGTTCGACGGCGTGCCGATGATTGTCCGTTCGATTCGTACGGCCCTCGATTCAGGGTTGTTCGAACAGGTGGTGGTCAGCACCGACGACGCAGAAATCGCCGACGTGGCGCGGGCCAACGGTGCTCAGGTGCCGTTCATGCGTCCGGCGGAGCTGGCCGATGATTTCACCGGCACTGCGGCGGTGATCGTACATGCCTTGCAACTACTGCCGGCCTTCGATTACGCCTGCTGTGTGTACGCCACCGCGCCGTTGTTGCAGGCGCGGTTTCTGCGTCAGGGACTGGAATTGCTGGCGCAGCATCCGGACAAGTCCTTTGCTTTTTCGGTCACCGATTTCGGTTTTCCGGTGCAGCGCGCCTTGACCCTCGACGGGCAGGGCGCGGTGACGGCGTTGTACCCCGAGTTTCGCAATACCCGCTCCCAGGATCTGCCGGCAGCCTTTCAGGATGCCGGCCAGTTCTATTGGGGCCGCCGCGAGGCCTGGCTGGGTGGCGAGGTGCTGTATTCGCCGGCCAGTCTGCCGGTGATCCTGCCCCGTTATCTGGTGCAGGACATCGATACCGTCGAAGACTGGAAGCGCGCCGAGTACCTTTACGCCGCCCTCAAGGCTGGCGGGGAACTGCAATGA
- the pseG gene encoding UDP-2,4-diacetamido-2,4,6-trideoxy-beta-L-altropyranose hydrolase — translation MRVLIRADASPTIGSGHIARCLTLARVLRTQGSHVAFACRRLPGHRLDALQSEGFETFALPDRYAGEDPEQAIESMLPWQADIEALATQLEGQPEFDWVIADHYGLDHHWQTAARRFAPRIAAVDDLATRRYNVDLLLNQNLSGLSENYQPLLPAGCRTLLGPRFAMLREEFSGPAIDIKPVARRVLVNFGGFDAARQTHHAMLALADFSALEVDFVAGADNPAWAEMQALAESRPNWRLHSFVSDFHRRMTEADLFIGAGGGTSWERAALGLPTICIAVSNNQQANGEVMAAAGAHVFMGAREQVSVEQLRDAVGFVVGNFYLRQSLAKRSRQLVDGRGALRVAVALAGAVLKLRLATPDDAQLLFDGRNAEAVRRWSLDSGAIDWSQHVNWLEASLRNPQRLLLVAEADDGPVGVLRYDLRSFEAEVSLYLFEGHFGLGWGRALLAQGEAFVSAHWPQMTAITAQVLPANRPSMNVFRDAGFTQSVCAFSKVLKESRQ, via the coding sequence ATGAGAGTGCTGATCCGTGCCGACGCGTCGCCGACTATCGGCAGCGGCCATATCGCCCGTTGCCTGACACTGGCGCGGGTGCTGCGCACGCAAGGCAGCCATGTCGCGTTCGCCTGCCGTCGTTTGCCCGGCCATCGGCTCGATGCGTTGCAGAGCGAAGGCTTCGAGACCTTTGCGTTGCCCGATCGCTATGCCGGTGAAGACCCGGAGCAGGCCATCGAATCGATGCTGCCGTGGCAGGCGGATATCGAAGCACTGGCGACGCAACTGGAAGGACAGCCTGAGTTTGACTGGGTGATCGCCGACCATTACGGCCTCGATCATCATTGGCAGACTGCTGCCCGCCGCTTCGCACCACGGATCGCCGCCGTCGATGATCTGGCGACCCGACGCTACAACGTGGACCTGCTGCTCAATCAGAACCTCTCCGGGCTCAGCGAAAACTATCAGCCGCTGCTGCCGGCCGGGTGCCGAACGCTGCTCGGTCCGCGCTTCGCCATGCTGCGCGAAGAGTTCAGCGGCCCGGCCATCGACATCAAACCTGTGGCGCGTCGGGTGCTGGTGAATTTCGGCGGTTTCGATGCGGCGCGCCAGACCCATCACGCGATGCTGGCGCTGGCGGATTTCTCGGCGCTTGAAGTGGATTTCGTCGCCGGCGCGGACAACCCGGCCTGGGCAGAGATGCAGGCGCTGGCTGAAAGTCGGCCGAACTGGCGCCTGCACAGTTTCGTCAGTGATTTTCATCGACGCATGACCGAGGCCGACCTGTTCATCGGTGCCGGCGGTGGCACCAGTTGGGAACGCGCGGCGTTGGGCCTGCCGACGATCTGCATTGCGGTATCGAACAACCAGCAGGCCAACGGCGAGGTGATGGCGGCGGCCGGCGCGCATGTGTTCATGGGCGCGCGGGAACAGGTCAGCGTCGAACAACTGCGCGATGCCGTCGGCTTTGTCGTGGGCAACTTTTATTTGCGCCAGAGCCTGGCCAAGCGTTCACGGCAGCTCGTCGACGGACGCGGTGCGCTACGGGTAGCGGTGGCACTGGCCGGCGCGGTGCTCAAGTTGCGTCTGGCGACGCCGGATGACGCGCAGTTGCTGTTCGACGGGCGCAATGCCGAGGCGGTGCGCCGCTGGTCGCTGGACAGCGGGGCGATCGATTGGTCGCAACATGTGAACTGGCTGGAAGCGAGCCTGCGCAATCCTCAGCGGTTGCTGCTGGTGGCCGAGGCAGATGACGGCCCGGTCGGCGTCCTGCGCTACGATCTGCGCAGCTTTGAGGCAGAGGTTTCGCTGTATCTGTTCGAGGGGCATTTCGGCCTCGGCTGGGGCAGGGCGCTGTTGGCGCAGGGTGAGGCCTTTGTGTCTGCGCACTGGCCGCAGATGACCGCCATCACCGCCCAGGTGCTGCCGGCCAATCGGCCCTCGATGAATGTTTTTCGTGACGCCGGGTTCACCCAGAGTGTCTGCGCGTTCAGCAAGGTTTTGAAGGAATCCCGTCAATGA
- the pseI gene encoding pseudaminic acid synthase: MSSFKIGNRQIGADAPPFIIAEMSGNHNQSLDVALQIVEAAAKAGAHALKLQTYTAETMTLDLAQGEFFIKDPNSLWAGTSLYDLYEKAHTPWEWHAPIFARAKELGMLAFSTPFDDSAVDFLESLDVPAYKIASFENTDLPLIRRVAATGKPLIISTGMASIAELDETVRAAREAGCTDLVLLKCTSTYPATPINSNVRTIPHLRELFGCEVGLSDHSMGVGVSVAAVALGATVVEKHFTLDRSAGGVDASFSLEPAELASLVVETERAWQAMGQVHYGVTEAEQKSLVYRRSLYVTADMAAGEPFTAANVRAIRPGLGLPPKHTDAVLGRRARQPIKRGTPLDWSLVE; encoded by the coding sequence ATGAGCAGTTTCAAGATCGGCAACCGCCAGATCGGTGCCGATGCGCCGCCGTTCATCATCGCTGAAATGAGCGGCAACCATAATCAGTCGCTGGACGTCGCCTTGCAGATTGTCGAAGCGGCGGCAAAGGCCGGTGCCCATGCCTTGAAGCTGCAAACCTACACCGCCGAAACCATGACCCTGGATCTGGCGCAAGGCGAATTCTTCATCAAGGATCCGAACAGTCTGTGGGCCGGTACCTCGCTCTACGACCTGTATGAAAAGGCCCACACACCCTGGGAATGGCACGCGCCGATTTTCGCCCGGGCCAAGGAATTGGGCATGCTCGCGTTTTCGACGCCGTTCGATGACAGCGCCGTGGACTTCCTTGAAAGCCTCGACGTGCCGGCGTACAAGATCGCCAGTTTTGAAAACACCGATCTGCCGTTGATTCGCCGTGTCGCAGCGACCGGCAAACCGCTGATCATTTCCACCGGCATGGCCAGCATCGCCGAGCTCGATGAAACCGTGCGCGCCGCCCGTGAGGCCGGTTGCACGGATCTGGTTCTGCTCAAATGCACCAGCACTTACCCGGCGACCCCGATCAACAGCAACGTGCGCACAATCCCGCATCTGCGTGAGCTGTTCGGTTGTGAGGTTGGTCTGTCAGACCATTCGATGGGCGTCGGCGTGTCGGTGGCGGCGGTGGCGCTGGGCGCGACGGTGGTGGAAAAACACTTTACCCTCGACCGTTCAGCCGGTGGGGTGGACGCCAGTTTCTCGCTGGAACCGGCAGAACTGGCCAGCCTGGTGGTCGAGACCGAACGCGCCTGGCAGGCCATGGGTCAGGTGCATTACGGGGTGACCGAGGCTGAGCAGAAGTCCCTGGTTTACCGTCGGTCGCTGTACGTCACGGCCGATATGGCGGCCGGTGAACCCTTCACGGCGGCCAATGTGCGCGCCATTCGTCCCGGTCTCGGTCTGCCGCCCAAGCACACCGATGCCGTCCTCGGGCGCCGCGCGCGCCAGCCGATCAAACGCGGTACGCCGCTGGACTGGTCATTGGTCGAATGA
- a CDS encoding ketoacyl-ACP synthase III has protein sequence MIGIKSIASYVPVAGVDNYAQGAKFEKDEEFILGKIGSAFLPRKDAEQETSDLCVEAANALFANNPELKRESIDALIVVTQNGDEEGLPHTAAIVQDKLGLPTHVAAFDISLGCSGYVYGIYAIKGFMEAAGLKNGLLITADPYSKIVDPEDRNTTMLFGDAATATWMGEDPVWALGKAKFGTDGSGAPHLKVTDGVFFMNGRQVFNFALLKVPAHLHELLDDSGLKADDIDAFCIHQGSAAIVDAVARRFEGEPEKFIKDMVETGNTVSSSVPLLLEKHVMDSDWKRIAISGFGVGLSWGSAIIYRP, from the coding sequence ATGATTGGCATAAAAAGCATTGCGAGCTACGTTCCTGTAGCCGGCGTGGACAATTACGCACAAGGTGCAAAATTCGAGAAGGATGAAGAATTCATCCTCGGCAAGATCGGTTCGGCCTTCCTCCCACGCAAAGACGCGGAACAGGAAACCTCCGATCTGTGCGTTGAAGCGGCCAATGCGCTGTTTGCCAACAACCCTGAACTGAAACGTGAATCCATCGATGCGCTGATCGTCGTCACCCAGAACGGTGACGAAGAAGGCCTGCCGCACACCGCGGCCATCGTCCAGGACAAGCTTGGCCTGCCGACCCATGTCGCGGCGTTCGATATTTCCCTGGGCTGCTCCGGTTACGTCTACGGCATCTACGCGATCAAGGGCTTCATGGAAGCCGCCGGCCTGAAGAACGGTCTGCTGATCACCGCTGATCCTTATTCGAAGATCGTCGACCCGGAAGATCGCAACACCACCATGCTGTTCGGCGACGCCGCTACCGCCACCTGGATGGGTGAAGATCCGGTCTGGGCGCTGGGCAAGGCCAAGTTCGGCACCGACGGTTCCGGCGCACCGCACCTGAAAGTAACCGATGGCGTGTTCTTCATGAACGGCCGTCAGGTGTTCAACTTCGCGCTGCTCAAAGTTCCGGCGCACTTGCACGAACTGCTCGACGATTCGGGTCTGAAGGCCGATGACATCGACGCGTTCTGTATTCACCAGGGCAGTGCGGCGATTGTCGACGCCGTGGCGCGACGTTTTGAAGGCGAGCCGGAGAAGTTCATCAAGGACATGGTCGAGACCGGCAACACCGTGTCGTCCAGTGTGCCGCTGCTGCTGGAAAAACACGTGATGGATTCCGACTGGAAGCGCATCGCGATCAGTGGTTTCGGTGTCGGTTTGTCGTGGGGTTCGGCGATTATTTATCGTCCTTGA